A stretch of Hypomesus transpacificus isolate Combined female chromosome 7, fHypTra1, whole genome shotgun sequence DNA encodes these proteins:
- the atp23 gene encoding mitochondrial inner membrane protease ATP23 homolog, which produces MDQTKQQEEDYGYNLFPDRSKEKYSKGSIAETLFTFNHKCQVMLQFALDTSPYAKLLLGAMKSSGCTVYKDRHFSCEDCDGTVSGGFDATSSQIVLCQNNIHQQSHMNRVVAHELIHAFDHCRAHVDWFNNFKHLACSEIRAANLSGDCSFYNEVSRFNFGLKQHQQECVRGRALRSILAVRKVSKEEAEKVVDEVFDTCYNDHAPFGRIPHNNKDAKFADRDYQNRDRYYANL; this is translated from the exons ATGGACCAAACTAAACAACAAGAAGAGGATTATGGATACAATTTATTCCCCGATAGGAGCAAGGAGAAATATTCGAAGGGATCTATTGCTGAAACCCTGTTCACTTTCAACCACAAGTGTCAGGTCATGCTTCAATTCGCTTTGGATACTA GTCCATATGCAAAACTTCTCCTTGGAGCTATGAAAAGTTCAGGGTG CACAGTGTACAAGGACAGACACTTTTCCTGTGAAGACTGTGATGGGACAGTTAGTGGAGGGTTTGATGCAACATCATCACAG ATTGTTCTCTGTCAAAACAACATTCACCAGCAGTCCCACATGAACCGTGTGGTCGCACATGAGCTCATTCACGCATTCGACCACTGTCGGGCTCACGTGGACTGGTTCAACAACTTCAAACACTTGGCCTGCTCAGAG ATTCGTGCAGCTAATCTTAGTGGCGATTGTTCATTCTACAATGAAGTGTCTAGATTCAACTTCGGCCTCAAACAGCACCAGCAG GAGTGTGTCCGAGGCCGCGCCTTGCGCTCCATCCTGGCGGTGAGGAAGGTGAgcaaggaggaggcagagaaggtGGTAGACGAGGTCTTCGACACCTGCTACAATGACCACGCCCCCTTCGGTAGGATTCCACACAACAACAAGGACGCTAAATTTGCCGACAGAGATTATCAGAACAGAGATCGATACTACGCCAACCTctaa
- the rpap3 gene encoding RNA polymerase II-associated protein 3 isoform X1 — MSGPNKALELQLQMRQNAEDLNGFMKELDSWEVDMKKKDNQLRTGTLGEPEKGIPPVRNKDYKRKKREKRSTEGSSKTDPNQPSRIKSYDYQSWDKFDVDKALESMDREDSPVESNDSDSEEVAVDREKALTEKEKGNRLFKEGKYDGAIECYTRGMGADPLNPVLPTNRAACFFRQKKFKVAESDCNLAIALDTKYVKAYARRGAARFSLQDYASALEDYETVLQLDPGNLEAQNEVKKIKEALASQGGGPQSPEVQAEPPVVDSKQQRLQEEQQRRQEAAVQKDRGNAYFKEGKYEAAVECYSRGMEADATNVLLPANRAMAYLKLHKYNEAEEDCSKAISLDDTYSKAFARRGSARAALGLLAGAREDFEQVLKLEPGNKQAFSELQKITADKDISGLLSTEEHVQRRTVQAIDKPLHLRSTKPLRRVDIEEVGGKVVRTEELSGGSSAPPAAPSSQTSKSAVSPILSGGQKGETSSPLSTSPSAKVLKIEEVSDLPSQTPLRGPEGDGGSRQAEQPRKEQPRAGQTQTLAPSVSTTTTADTTLGVPPAPSSSFQLETDLRQIRGSPELIYTYLRQIKPQSYVQIFQSSLEPDILDLILKTIHTFFTKSESPQLVLEVLSSLASVRRFNMAVMFLSTPEKTVLRELFDFLRQAGLDDTAVTALQKQYGV, encoded by the exons ATGTCTGGACCGAATAAAGCTCTAGAGTTGCAGCTCCAGATGCGTCAGAATGCAGAAGATCTGAACGGTTTCATGAAAGAACTGGACAGCTGGGAGGTGGACATGAAGAAGAAAGATAACCAACTAAGGACTGGGACCCTCGGTGAGCCAGAA AAAGGTATCCCACCTGTGCGAAATAAGGATTACAAacggaagaagagagagaagagatccACAGAGGGCAGTTCAAagactgatccaaaccaacctTCGAGGATAAAGTCTTACGATTACCAGTCATGGGATAAATTTGATGTG GACAAGGCTTTGGAGTCAATGGATAGGGAGGACAGCCCAGTGGAGTCCAACGACTCGGATTCAGAGGAAGTTGCTGTCGACCGGGAGAAAGCCCtcacagagaaggagaaa GGGAATAGACTATTCAAAGAAGGGAAGTACGATGGTGCCATTGAATGTTACACCAGGGGCATGGGAGCAGACCCTCTCAACCCAGTCCTGCCCACCAACAGAGCTGCCTGCTTCTTCAGACAGAAAAA GTTTAAAGTTGCTGAGTCCGACTGCAACCTGGCCATCGCGTTGGACACGAAGTACGTCAAAGCGTACGCTCGGAGAGGGGCGGCTCGCTTCTCCCTGCAGGACTACGCGTCTGCCTTAGAAG ACTATGAAACTGTTCTCCAGCTGGACCCTGGCAATCTGGAGGCTCAGAATGAAGTGAAGAAAATAAAGGAG GCCCTAGCCAGCCAGGGTGGGGGGCCCCAGAGCCCCGAGGTGCAGGCGGAGcccccggtggtggactccaaGCAGCAGAGGCtccaggaggagcagcagagacGACAGGAGGCCGCAGTGCAGAAGGACAGG GGGAACGCCTACTTCAAGGAGGGGAAGTACGAGGCAGCTGTTGAGTGTTACAgcagagggatggaggcagACGCCACCAACGTCCTCCTGCCTGCCAACCGGGCCATGGCCTACCTGAAGCTCCACAA GTATAATGAGGCAGAGGAGGACTGCAGCAAGGCCATCTCCCTGGATGACACCTACTCCAAGGCCTTTGCCCGCCGGGGGTCTGCCAGGGCAGCCCTGGGGCTCCTCGCCGGGGCCAGAGAAG ACTTTGAGCAGGTCCTGAAACTGGAGCCAGGAAACAAGCAGGCGTTCAGCGAGCTGCAGAAAATCACAGCC GACAAAGACATCAGCGGTCTGCTGTCTACAGAGGAACACGTACAGAGGAGAACGGTACAAGCCATCGACAAACCACTGCACCTGCGGTCAACA AAGCCCTTGAGAAGAGTGGACAtcgaggaggtgggggggaaggtTGTGAGGACGGAAGAGCTCTCGGGTGGATCCTCTGCCCCCCCAGCAGCCCCCAGCAGTCAGACGTCAAAGTCCGCCGTCTCCCCCATCCTGAGTGGGGGCCAGAAGGGAGAGacgtcctcccccctctccacctcccccagcgCCAAGGTCCTAAAGATAGAAGAGGTTTCGGACCTCCCCTCCCAAACCCCCCTCAG gggCCCCGAAGGGGACGGGGGCAGCAGGCAGGCTGAGCAGCCCAGGAAGGAGCAGCCCAGAGCAGGTCAGACACAGACCCTAGCCCCCTCCGTCTCGACCACTACCACAGCAGACACCACCCTCGGCGTTCCTCCTGCCCCCAGCAGCAGCTTCCAGCTGGAGACAGACCTCCGGCAGATAAGAGGCAGCCCTGAGCTCATCTACACGTACCTCAGG caAATCAAGCCACAGAGCTACGTCCAGATCTTCCAGAGCTCCCTGGAGCCAGACATCCTCGACCTGATCCTGAAGACCATACACACTTTCTTCACaaa gAGTGAGTCTCCTCAGCTTGTACTGGAGGTGCTCAGCAGTCTGGCCAGCGTCAGGAGATTCAACATGGCCGTCATGTTCCTGTCCACCCCTGAGAAGACAG TGTTGAGAGAACTGTTTGACTTCCTTCGCCAAGCTGGACTGGACGACACCGCTGTTACAGCCTTGCAGAAGCAGTATGGAGTGTGA
- the rpap3 gene encoding RNA polymerase II-associated protein 3 isoform X2, which translates to MDREDSPVESNDSDSEEVAVDREKALTEKEKGNRLFKEGKYDGAIECYTRGMGADPLNPVLPTNRAACFFRQKKFKVAESDCNLAIALDTKYVKAYARRGAARFSLQDYASALEDYETVLQLDPGNLEAQNEVKKIKEALASQGGGPQSPEVQAEPPVVDSKQQRLQEEQQRRQEAAVQKDRGNAYFKEGKYEAAVECYSRGMEADATNVLLPANRAMAYLKLHKYNEAEEDCSKAISLDDTYSKAFARRGSARAALGLLAGAREDFEQVLKLEPGNKQAFSELQKITADKDISGLLSTEEHVQRRTVQAIDKPLHLRSTKPLRRVDIEEVGGKVVRTEELSGGSSAPPAAPSSQTSKSAVSPILSGGQKGETSSPLSTSPSAKVLKIEEVSDLPSQTPLRGPEGDGGSRQAEQPRKEQPRAGQTQTLAPSVSTTTTADTTLGVPPAPSSSFQLETDLRQIRGSPELIYTYLRQIKPQSYVQIFQSSLEPDILDLILKTIHTFFTKSESPQLVLEVLSSLASVRRFNMAVMFLSTPEKTVLRELFDFLRQAGLDDTAVTALQKQYGV; encoded by the exons ATGGATAGGGAGGACAGCCCAGTGGAGTCCAACGACTCGGATTCAGAGGAAGTTGCTGTCGACCGGGAGAAAGCCCtcacagagaaggagaaa GGGAATAGACTATTCAAAGAAGGGAAGTACGATGGTGCCATTGAATGTTACACCAGGGGCATGGGAGCAGACCCTCTCAACCCAGTCCTGCCCACCAACAGAGCTGCCTGCTTCTTCAGACAGAAAAA GTTTAAAGTTGCTGAGTCCGACTGCAACCTGGCCATCGCGTTGGACACGAAGTACGTCAAAGCGTACGCTCGGAGAGGGGCGGCTCGCTTCTCCCTGCAGGACTACGCGTCTGCCTTAGAAG ACTATGAAACTGTTCTCCAGCTGGACCCTGGCAATCTGGAGGCTCAGAATGAAGTGAAGAAAATAAAGGAG GCCCTAGCCAGCCAGGGTGGGGGGCCCCAGAGCCCCGAGGTGCAGGCGGAGcccccggtggtggactccaaGCAGCAGAGGCtccaggaggagcagcagagacGACAGGAGGCCGCAGTGCAGAAGGACAGG GGGAACGCCTACTTCAAGGAGGGGAAGTACGAGGCAGCTGTTGAGTGTTACAgcagagggatggaggcagACGCCACCAACGTCCTCCTGCCTGCCAACCGGGCCATGGCCTACCTGAAGCTCCACAA GTATAATGAGGCAGAGGAGGACTGCAGCAAGGCCATCTCCCTGGATGACACCTACTCCAAGGCCTTTGCCCGCCGGGGGTCTGCCAGGGCAGCCCTGGGGCTCCTCGCCGGGGCCAGAGAAG ACTTTGAGCAGGTCCTGAAACTGGAGCCAGGAAACAAGCAGGCGTTCAGCGAGCTGCAGAAAATCACAGCC GACAAAGACATCAGCGGTCTGCTGTCTACAGAGGAACACGTACAGAGGAGAACGGTACAAGCCATCGACAAACCACTGCACCTGCGGTCAACA AAGCCCTTGAGAAGAGTGGACAtcgaggaggtgggggggaaggtTGTGAGGACGGAAGAGCTCTCGGGTGGATCCTCTGCCCCCCCAGCAGCCCCCAGCAGTCAGACGTCAAAGTCCGCCGTCTCCCCCATCCTGAGTGGGGGCCAGAAGGGAGAGacgtcctcccccctctccacctcccccagcgCCAAGGTCCTAAAGATAGAAGAGGTTTCGGACCTCCCCTCCCAAACCCCCCTCAG gggCCCCGAAGGGGACGGGGGCAGCAGGCAGGCTGAGCAGCCCAGGAAGGAGCAGCCCAGAGCAGGTCAGACACAGACCCTAGCCCCCTCCGTCTCGACCACTACCACAGCAGACACCACCCTCGGCGTTCCTCCTGCCCCCAGCAGCAGCTTCCAGCTGGAGACAGACCTCCGGCAGATAAGAGGCAGCCCTGAGCTCATCTACACGTACCTCAGG caAATCAAGCCACAGAGCTACGTCCAGATCTTCCAGAGCTCCCTGGAGCCAGACATCCTCGACCTGATCCTGAAGACCATACACACTTTCTTCACaaa gAGTGAGTCTCCTCAGCTTGTACTGGAGGTGCTCAGCAGTCTGGCCAGCGTCAGGAGATTCAACATGGCCGTCATGTTCCTGTCCACCCCTGAGAAGACAG TGTTGAGAGAACTGTTTGACTTCCTTCGCCAAGCTGGACTGGACGACACCGCTGTTACAGCCTTGCAGAAGCAGTATGGAGTGTGA
- the LOC124469729 gene encoding hemicentin-1-like isoform X2, whose translation MVQLSLCLPLLLTCLTGTTASEGAQSKTANYGPSFVEITGVSIVTVGIPYAFQCSATCSPACTFSWTRGNQTAQGPELRLELQVRVQPQVLICVALNPATGESVTVKKTLQVTEGPSDIIISGPDMLSNGQSSTFTCLADCYPSCLYTWTVGSEGQSTGVTSEGSSLTITPPSDAMSEKLTCQAQNSVSHLFISKTTSVWVATGPDDISISNQAGSNTVILGSTYKFFCIVYCTPSCNYTWTYNGHTYPGDQIQVPILHKGDKRKVMSKLVFTISDYTHTENLTCKAQNTISGLTIVTTATLTVIDPISVQPVSSTLPVAGQVYSLHCVGSQNPASILWTKDAVPLPVSSRVSLSLQNTTLSFSPLQQSDGGLYQCVVSQGGQSLKGIGYQLNVYYGPVDVAIVRPEIGPVGPELYVSPGSTTGLLCSSECYPNCSYTWIYNGKPVALKAAFSLTSGTPVQGGPLTCVANNPVTKENSSSETMVIPIDGPSNVTISGPRSLDVGVKATFRCSAQCSPSCSFTWTVYGHTMTGSTVDVTVSRYVPTESLSCEAHNSVTGRTASVNETLSVSDPHWCGC comes from the exons ATGGTTCAATTAAGTCTCTGTTTGCCTCTGCTGCTCACCTGCCTGACAG GAACAACTGCCAGTGAGGGAGCGCAGAGCAAGACAGCAAATT ATGGGCCATCCTTTGTGGAGATCACCGGGGTGAGCATCGTGACTGTGGGGATTCCTTACGCGTTCCAGTGTTCTGCAACATGTTCTCCGGCCTGTACCTTCAGCTGGACCCGAGGAAACCAGACTGCCCAGGGCCCGGAGCTCAGACTGGAGCTTCAGGTTCGGGTGCAGCCCCAGGTTCTGATCTGTGTGGCCCTCAACCCGGCCACTGGGGAGTCTGTCACCGTCAAGAAGACCCTGCAGGTCACAG AGGGACCCTCCGACATCATCATCTCCGGTCCTGACATGCTGTCCAACGGCCAGTCGTCCACCTTCACCTGCTTGGCCGACTGCTACCCCTCCTGCTTGTACACTTGGACGGTCGGCTCCGAGGGCCAGAGTACGGGCGTCACATCCGAGGGAAGCAGCCTCACCATCACGCCCCCATCGGACGCCATGTCTGAGAAGCTGACCTGCCAGGCCCAGAACTCTGTCTCTCATCTCTTCATCTCCAAAACCACCTCGGTGTGGGTGGCAA CTGGACCAGACGACATCTCGATCAGCAACCAGGCTGGATCCAACACCGTGATCCTGGGGAGCACCTACAAGTTCTTCTGCATCGTCTACTGCACACCCTCCTGCAATTACACGTGGACCTACAATGGACACACCTACCCGGGGGACCAGATCCAGGTGCCCATTCTTCACAAGGGGGACAAGCGCAAAGTGATGAGCAAGCTAGTGTTCACCATCAGTGATTACACCCACACAGAAAACCTGACGTGCAAGGCCCAGAACACCATATCGGGGCTCACAATCGTCACCACTGCCACCCTGACTGTCATCG ACCCTATTTCTGTGCAGCCTGTTTCCTCAACACTGCCTGTGGCAGGCCAGGTTTACTCATTGCATTGTGTGGGCTCACAGaacccagcctccatcttgTGGACTAAAGATGCCGTTCCTTTACCTGTGTCCAGTAGAGTTAGTCTCTCCCTCCAGAACACAACTCTATCCTTCAGCCCACTGCAACAGTCAGATGGAGGACTGTACCAATGTGTTGTGTCTCAGGGGGGGCAGTCGTTGAAAGGCATCGGCTACCAGTTGAATGTGTATT ATGGACCAGTTGATGTTGCGATCGTCCGCCCAGAGATAGGCCCGGTGGGACCAGAGTTGTACGTGTCACCGGGGTCAACCACGGGCCTCCTGTGCTCTTCTGAATGCTACCCAAACTGTTCCTACACCTGGATCTACAACGGCAAGCCGGTGGCTCTGAAAGCAGCCTTCTCCTTGACCTCAGGGACCCCTGTACAGGGAGGACCTCTCACCTGCGTAGCCAACAACCCAGTCACTAAAGAAAACAGCTCTTCTGAGACCATGGTGATTCCCATAG ATGGGCCGTCCAACGTGACCATCTCAGGGCCTCGTTCTCTAGACGTGGGGGTGAAGGCTACGTTCAGGTGCTCGGCCCAGTGCTCCCCCTCCTGTAGCTTCACCTGGACCGTGTACGGTCACACCATGACAGGAAGTACGGTGGACGTGACCGTCAGTCGCTATGTGCCCACGGAGTCGCTGAGCTGCGAGGCCCACAACAGTGTCACTGGGAGGACAGCGAGCGTCAACGAGacactctctgtctcag ACCCACACTGGTGTGGCTGTTGA
- the LOC124469729 gene encoding peroxidasin homolog isoform X1, translated as MVQLSLCLPLLLTCLTGTTASEGAQSKTANYGPSFVEITGVSIVTVGIPYAFQCSATCSPACTFSWTRGNQTAQGPELRLELQVRVQPQVLICVALNPATGESVTVKKTLQVTEGPSDIIISGPDMLSNGQSSTFTCLADCYPSCLYTWTVGSEGQSTGVTSEGSSLTITPPSDAMSEKLTCQAQNSVSHLFISKTTSVWVATGPDDISISNQAGSNTVILGSTYKFFCIVYCTPSCNYTWTYNGHTYPGDQIQVPILHKGDKRKVMSKLVFTISDYTHTENLTCKAQNTISGLTIVTTATLTVIDPISVQPVSSTLPVAGQVYSLHCVGSQNPASILWTKDAVPLPVSSRVSLSLQNTTLSFSPLQQSDGGLYQCVVSQGGQSLKGIGYQLNVYYGPVDVAIVRPEIGPVGPELYVSPGSTTGLLCSSECYPNCSYTWIYNGKPVALKAAFSLTSGTPVQGGPLTCVANNPVTKENSSSETMVIPIVPFLDGPSNVTISGPRSLDVGVKATFRCSAQCSPSCSFTWTVYGHTMTGSTVDVTVSRYVPTESLSCEAHNSVTGRTASVNETLSVSDPHWCGC; from the exons ATGGTTCAATTAAGTCTCTGTTTGCCTCTGCTGCTCACCTGCCTGACAG GAACAACTGCCAGTGAGGGAGCGCAGAGCAAGACAGCAAATT ATGGGCCATCCTTTGTGGAGATCACCGGGGTGAGCATCGTGACTGTGGGGATTCCTTACGCGTTCCAGTGTTCTGCAACATGTTCTCCGGCCTGTACCTTCAGCTGGACCCGAGGAAACCAGACTGCCCAGGGCCCGGAGCTCAGACTGGAGCTTCAGGTTCGGGTGCAGCCCCAGGTTCTGATCTGTGTGGCCCTCAACCCGGCCACTGGGGAGTCTGTCACCGTCAAGAAGACCCTGCAGGTCACAG AGGGACCCTCCGACATCATCATCTCCGGTCCTGACATGCTGTCCAACGGCCAGTCGTCCACCTTCACCTGCTTGGCCGACTGCTACCCCTCCTGCTTGTACACTTGGACGGTCGGCTCCGAGGGCCAGAGTACGGGCGTCACATCCGAGGGAAGCAGCCTCACCATCACGCCCCCATCGGACGCCATGTCTGAGAAGCTGACCTGCCAGGCCCAGAACTCTGTCTCTCATCTCTTCATCTCCAAAACCACCTCGGTGTGGGTGGCAA CTGGACCAGACGACATCTCGATCAGCAACCAGGCTGGATCCAACACCGTGATCCTGGGGAGCACCTACAAGTTCTTCTGCATCGTCTACTGCACACCCTCCTGCAATTACACGTGGACCTACAATGGACACACCTACCCGGGGGACCAGATCCAGGTGCCCATTCTTCACAAGGGGGACAAGCGCAAAGTGATGAGCAAGCTAGTGTTCACCATCAGTGATTACACCCACACAGAAAACCTGACGTGCAAGGCCCAGAACACCATATCGGGGCTCACAATCGTCACCACTGCCACCCTGACTGTCATCG ACCCTATTTCTGTGCAGCCTGTTTCCTCAACACTGCCTGTGGCAGGCCAGGTTTACTCATTGCATTGTGTGGGCTCACAGaacccagcctccatcttgTGGACTAAAGATGCCGTTCCTTTACCTGTGTCCAGTAGAGTTAGTCTCTCCCTCCAGAACACAACTCTATCCTTCAGCCCACTGCAACAGTCAGATGGAGGACTGTACCAATGTGTTGTGTCTCAGGGGGGGCAGTCGTTGAAAGGCATCGGCTACCAGTTGAATGTGTATT ATGGACCAGTTGATGTTGCGATCGTCCGCCCAGAGATAGGCCCGGTGGGACCAGAGTTGTACGTGTCACCGGGGTCAACCACGGGCCTCCTGTGCTCTTCTGAATGCTACCCAAACTGTTCCTACACCTGGATCTACAACGGCAAGCCGGTGGCTCTGAAAGCAGCCTTCTCCTTGACCTCAGGGACCCCTGTACAGGGAGGACCTCTCACCTGCGTAGCCAACAACCCAGTCACTAAAGAAAACAGCTCTTCTGAGACCATGGTGATTCCCATAG TCCCTTTCTTAGATGGGCCGTCCAACGTGACCATCTCAGGGCCTCGTTCTCTAGACGTGGGGGTGAAGGCTACGTTCAGGTGCTCGGCCCAGTGCTCCCCCTCCTGTAGCTTCACCTGGACCGTGTACGGTCACACCATGACAGGAAGTACGGTGGACGTGACCGTCAGTCGCTATGTGCCCACGGAGTCGCTGAGCTGCGAGGCCCACAACAGTGTCACTGGGAGGACAGCGAGCGTCAACGAGacactctctgtctcag ACCCACACTGGTGTGGCTGTTGA